A stretch of Stenotrophomonas indicatrix DNA encodes these proteins:
- a CDS encoding phosphopantetheine-binding protein, translated as MNATTETLTLERMRADVARVLDCHAADIGDDDNLIDLDLDSMRMLGLVLAWGNTGLPLEFAQLAEHTTLRQWWAVVQQLQAAQTA; from the coding sequence ATGAACGCGACGACCGAAACCTTGACCTTGGAGCGCATGCGCGCCGACGTCGCCCGCGTGCTGGACTGCCACGCGGCGGACATCGGCGATGATGACAACCTGATCGATCTGGATCTGGATTCGATGCGCATGCTGGGGCTGGTGCTGGCCTGGGGCAACACCGGGCTGCCACTGGAGTTCGCGCAGCTGGCTGAGCACACCACGCTGCGCCAGTGGTGGGCGGTGGTGCAGCAGCTGCAGGCCGCGCAGACGGCATGA
- a CDS encoding isochorismatase family protein produces MALPRITPYSLPTAAELPQARGAWRPQRDRVALLVHDMQRYFLAAFDAGNAPLQPAVDNIARLLGHCRMHGIPVFYTAQHGDQDRRDRGLQADLWGPGMGRRADHEPIIDALAPQPGEHVLVKHRYSAFQRSNLETLMRVRGRDQLLITGVYAHIGCTATAVEAFQRDIETFIAADAVADFSRADHDQALHWIARTCGVPMTTDQLLEAM; encoded by the coding sequence ATGGCGCTGCCCCGCATTACCCCGTATTCCCTGCCGACCGCTGCGGAACTGCCGCAGGCGCGAGGCGCCTGGCGCCCCCAGCGTGATCGTGTTGCCTTGCTGGTACACGACATGCAGCGCTATTTCCTCGCCGCATTCGACGCCGGCAACGCGCCGCTCCAGCCGGCGGTGGACAACATCGCGCGACTGCTGGGACATTGCCGTATGCACGGCATTCCGGTGTTCTACACCGCCCAGCACGGCGACCAGGACCGCCGCGACCGCGGCCTGCAGGCAGACCTGTGGGGCCCGGGCATGGGCCGGCGTGCCGACCACGAGCCGATCATCGACGCACTCGCGCCGCAGCCGGGCGAGCATGTGCTGGTAAAGCACCGCTACAGCGCGTTCCAGCGCAGCAATCTGGAAACGCTGATGCGCGTGCGCGGCCGCGACCAGCTGCTGATCACCGGCGTCTACGCGCACATCGGATGCACCGCGACGGCGGTGGAGGCGTTCCAGCGTGACATCGAGACGTTCATCGCTGCCGATGCCGTGGCCGATTTCTCGCGTGCCGACCATGACCAGGCGCTGCACTGGATCGCCCGCACCTGCGGCGTACCGATGACCACCGACCAGCTGCTGGAGGCAATGTGA
- a CDS encoding (2,3-dihydroxybenzoyl)adenylate synthase has product MTPSTVDSRLPLQQQWPEALVARYRAAGHWRGETFPGFLRERAERHADDIAVVAGDVRLSYAQLWHEAGRIGAGLLALGLQPGERVLVQLGNTAGFIAAVCGLFRAGLVPVYALPAHRITELAHFARKAEASAYISTDVHEGFDHRGLARALQAEVPAVRHVLIDGDAAEFVALESLQGDRSQLPADPDPQSVAFLQISGGSTGLSKLIPRTHDDYIYSFRASNEICGIDRDSVYLVALPAAHNFPMSSPGFFGALYAGARVVLSPGPGPDAAFPLIAREKVTCCGLVPPLALLWAQAAATSRHDLSSLRVLQVGGAKLVPEAARRVIDGLGCTLQQVFGMAEGLVNYTRLDDPQELIVACQGRPISEDDEVRVVDDHDQPVAEGEVGHLLTRGPYTIRNYHNDAAANARSFTDDGFYRTGDRVQQLPGGYLVVQGRAGDHINRAGEKISAEEIEDHLLAHPGVFDAAVVSIPDDYLGERSCAFVIQQGEAIKAPVLKAWMRGRGLAAFKVPDQIVFVDSFDTTAVGKISRRELRAQLRARHLQQTGGTR; this is encoded by the coding sequence ATGACGCCGTCCACCGTTGATTCGCGCCTGCCGCTGCAACAGCAATGGCCTGAAGCGCTGGTCGCGCGCTATCGGGCCGCAGGTCATTGGCGTGGCGAAACCTTCCCGGGTTTCCTGCGCGAACGCGCCGAGCGCCATGCCGATGACATCGCGGTGGTGGCTGGCGATGTGCGCCTGAGCTATGCGCAGCTCTGGCATGAGGCCGGGCGCATCGGCGCCGGGCTGCTGGCGCTGGGCCTGCAACCCGGCGAGCGCGTGCTGGTGCAGCTGGGCAATACGGCCGGTTTCATCGCAGCGGTCTGTGGCCTGTTCCGCGCCGGGCTGGTGCCGGTGTACGCGCTGCCGGCACATCGCATCACCGAGCTGGCCCACTTTGCGCGCAAGGCCGAGGCCAGTGCCTACATCAGTACCGATGTCCATGAAGGCTTCGATCATCGTGGCCTGGCGCGCGCGCTGCAGGCGGAAGTGCCGGCGGTACGCCACGTGCTGATCGACGGCGATGCGGCCGAGTTCGTCGCGCTGGAATCGCTGCAGGGCGATCGCAGCCAGCTGCCGGCCGATCCTGATCCGCAGTCGGTGGCGTTCCTGCAGATCTCCGGTGGCAGCACCGGGCTGTCAAAGCTCATTCCGCGCACGCACGACGATTACATCTACTCGTTCCGCGCCAGCAACGAAATCTGTGGCATCGACCGCGACAGCGTGTACCTGGTTGCGCTGCCGGCAGCACACAACTTCCCGATGAGCTCGCCGGGTTTCTTCGGTGCGCTGTACGCCGGCGCCCGCGTGGTACTCAGCCCGGGCCCTGGCCCGGATGCGGCATTTCCGTTGATCGCGCGCGAGAAGGTGACCTGCTGTGGTCTGGTGCCGCCCTTGGCGCTGCTGTGGGCGCAGGCGGCGGCGACCAGCAGGCACGATCTGTCCAGCCTGCGGGTGCTGCAGGTCGGGGGAGCGAAGCTGGTGCCGGAAGCCGCGCGGCGGGTCATCGATGGCCTCGGTTGCACGTTGCAGCAGGTGTTCGGCATGGCCGAAGGCCTGGTCAACTACACCCGGCTGGATGACCCGCAGGAGCTGATTGTCGCTTGCCAGGGCAGGCCGATCAGCGAGGATGATGAAGTGCGCGTGGTCGACGACCACGACCAGCCCGTTGCCGAAGGCGAGGTCGGTCATCTGCTCACGCGCGGTCCGTACACCATCCGCAATTACCACAATGACGCGGCGGCCAACGCGCGCTCGTTCACCGACGACGGCTTCTACCGCACCGGCGACCGCGTGCAGCAGCTGCCCGGCGGCTATCTGGTGGTGCAGGGCCGTGCCGGCGACCACATCAACCGGGCGGGCGAGAAGATCTCCGCCGAGGAGATCGAAGACCATCTGCTGGCCCATCCTGGCGTATTCGATGCCGCCGTGGTCTCCATTCCTGACGACTACCTGGGCGAGCGCAGCTGTGCCTTCGTGATCCAGCAGGGCGAGGCCATCAAGGCGCCGGTGCTGAAGGCGTGGATGCGCGGGCGTGGCCTGGCCGCGTTCAAGGTGCCCGATCAGATTGTTTTCGTGGACAGTTTCGACACTACGGCGGTTGGCAAGATCAGCCGCCGCGAACTGCGCGCGCAGCTGCGCGCGCGTCATCTGCAACAGACAGGAGGAACGCGCTGA
- a CDS encoding isochorismate synthase, producing the protein MNDSLMQGAWPEAASMLPEPTAEASLFLLRQADQQMHARGCRAPLPTGVLATLAERVATFFAQQRGGPGLLVGAVPFEPRADDALYQPERLLPALPVQSQAAPALSGALTAEPSAQAYAAAVADAVSAMRAPDPELHKVVLARSLLAHTQQALSPEMLLARLGTDPSVATYAVPLPVDVGQAPAWLVGATPELLLRKRGAQVLSHPLAGSARRSADPVADERAAQALLASAKDHDEHRHVVDAIVDGLSPWCSHIEAQPRPVLHATASMWHLGTRIHATLKDAATSAATLLAELHPTPAVCGTPRLQALQRIRALEPVPRGFYAGAVGWLDAQGDGDWYVAIRCARLQGTQLRLYAGAGIVADSQPEAEVAETAAKFAALLNALGVQDPLSLIEVSA; encoded by the coding sequence ATGAACGATTCCCTGATGCAGGGCGCGTGGCCGGAGGCTGCGTCGATGCTGCCCGAGCCCACCGCCGAAGCGTCGCTGTTCCTGCTGCGGCAGGCGGATCAGCAGATGCACGCGCGCGGCTGCCGCGCACCCTTGCCGACCGGTGTGCTGGCCACGCTGGCCGAGCGCGTGGCGACGTTCTTCGCGCAGCAGCGCGGTGGGCCGGGCCTGCTGGTCGGCGCGGTGCCGTTCGAGCCGCGCGCCGATGATGCGTTGTACCAGCCCGAGCGCCTGCTGCCGGCGTTGCCCGTGCAGTCGCAGGCGGCGCCGGCGCTGTCCGGAGCGCTGACTGCCGAGCCCTCGGCGCAGGCGTATGCAGCGGCCGTGGCCGACGCGGTCAGCGCGATGCGCGCGCCGGACCCGGAGCTGCACAAGGTGGTACTGGCGCGCAGCCTGTTGGCGCACACGCAGCAGGCGCTGTCACCGGAAATGCTGCTGGCCCGCCTCGGCACCGATCCTTCGGTGGCGACCTACGCCGTGCCGCTGCCGGTGGACGTTGGCCAGGCGCCGGCATGGCTGGTGGGGGCGACACCGGAACTGCTGCTGCGCAAACGCGGGGCGCAGGTGCTGTCGCATCCGCTGGCCGGTTCGGCCAGGCGCAGTGCCGATCCGGTTGCGGACGAGCGCGCCGCGCAGGCGTTGCTGGCATCGGCGAAGGATCATGACGAACACCGGCATGTGGTCGACGCCATTGTCGATGGCCTCTCGCCCTGGTGCAGTCACATCGAAGCGCAGCCACGCCCGGTGCTGCACGCCACCGCCAGCATGTGGCATCTGGGTACGCGCATCCACGCCACGCTGAAGGACGCTGCTACGTCGGCGGCGACCCTGCTGGCCGAGCTGCATCCCACCCCGGCCGTCTGCGGTACCCCGCGGCTGCAGGCACTGCAGCGCATCCGTGCGCTGGAACCGGTGCCGCGCGGCTTCTATGCCGGTGCGGTGGGCTGGCTCGATGCGCAGGGGGACGGCGACTGGTATGTGGCGATCCGCTGCGCGCGCCTGCAGGGCACCCAGCTGCGCCTGTATGCCGGCGCCGGCATCGTCGCCGACTCGCAGCCCGAGGCCGAAGTGGCCGAAACCGCCGCCAAGTTTGCTGCCCTGCTCAACGCATTGGGTGTGCAGGACCCGCTGTCCCTGATCGAGGTATCCGCATGA
- a CDS encoding MFS transporter — MHARPVVPGLPALVLAALIGTMAMMSFVAVIGPVVRLLGLSEWHAGLSVTAAGVLWMLAARPWGQLSDRIGRKRVLMLAMSAYTVVYIALAVFIDVALQTIPPVLVSVLVLVGARGLIGLFYAAVPPTAAALIADKAPTGQRAKFLARLGSANALGMVLGPAAAGWLAYKNLPLALYVAALLPLLALGLLAWRLPATPPVAAAHSRNRVPLSRLDPRLRLPQMAAFVAMVTVTIAQVTVGFFAIDRFGLDAAEGARMAGIALTAVGVGLILAQGLVMKLDVHPRRWIILGALIAGIGFASVAAVQQTWQLPAAYALAAFGMGFVFPSFQALAADAVQAHEQGAAAGTVAAAQGLGMVAGPMLGTLLYRGGASLPYLLVGVLLLVLCVLAAAYRMKETP; from the coding sequence ATGCATGCACGTCCCGTGGTTCCCGGCTTGCCGGCGCTGGTGTTGGCTGCCCTGATCGGCACCATGGCGATGATGTCCTTCGTCGCCGTCATCGGCCCGGTGGTCCGCCTGCTGGGCCTGTCCGAATGGCATGCCGGTCTATCGGTCACGGCCGCGGGCGTGTTGTGGATGCTGGCCGCTCGCCCGTGGGGCCAGCTCAGCGACCGCATCGGCCGCAAGCGCGTGCTGATGCTGGCGATGAGTGCCTACACCGTGGTCTACATCGCGCTGGCGGTGTTCATCGATGTCGCGCTGCAGACAATACCGCCGGTGCTGGTCTCGGTGCTGGTGCTGGTCGGTGCACGTGGCCTGATCGGCCTGTTCTACGCGGCTGTGCCGCCGACCGCTGCTGCGCTGATCGCCGACAAGGCACCCACCGGCCAACGTGCGAAATTCCTCGCCCGCCTTGGCAGCGCCAACGCGCTGGGGATGGTGTTGGGTCCGGCTGCTGCCGGATGGCTTGCCTACAAGAACCTGCCGCTGGCGCTGTACGTGGCTGCGCTGTTGCCGCTGCTCGCGCTGGGCCTGCTGGCCTGGCGCCTGCCGGCCACACCGCCGGTGGCAGCCGCACACAGCCGTAACCGCGTACCGCTGTCGCGCCTCGACCCGCGGCTGCGCCTGCCGCAGATGGCCGCGTTCGTGGCGATGGTGACGGTGACCATCGCCCAGGTCACGGTCGGCTTCTTCGCCATTGATCGTTTCGGCCTGGATGCAGCCGAAGGTGCACGCATGGCCGGCATCGCACTGACTGCAGTCGGCGTGGGCCTGATCCTCGCGCAGGGGCTGGTGATGAAACTGGACGTGCATCCCCGGCGCTGGATCATCCTCGGCGCACTGATCGCAGGCATCGGCTTTGCGTCGGTGGCGGCGGTGCAGCAGACCTGGCAGTTGCCGGCGGCATACGCGCTTGCAGCGTTCGGCATGGGCTTCGTGTTCCCGTCGTTCCAGGCGTTGGCCGCCGACGCGGTGCAGGCGCACGAACAGGGGGCGGCGGCCGGCACCGTCGCGGCGGCGCAGGGGCTGGGCATGGTGGCCGGGCCGATGCTCGGCACCCTGTTGTATCGCGGCGGCGCCAGCCTGCCTTACCTGCTGGTCGGCGTGCTGCTGCTGGTGCTGTGCGTGCTGGCAGCAGCGTATCGGATGAAGGAGACCCCATGA
- a CDS encoding DUF3817 domain-containing protein, whose product MTHRNPLHPTGRLFAVVAFIEAITWAGLLAGMWLKYGPQANVALVKLFGPLHGVAFLVYVAVTLFAALRLRWPWWATGLALLAAIPPLVTLPLEWWFKRRGLLSVRAGR is encoded by the coding sequence GTGACCCACCGTAACCCGCTGCACCCGACCGGGCGCCTTTTCGCCGTCGTCGCCTTCATCGAGGCCATCACCTGGGCCGGTCTGCTGGCCGGCATGTGGCTCAAATACGGGCCGCAGGCCAACGTCGCGCTGGTGAAGCTGTTCGGGCCGCTGCATGGCGTGGCGTTCCTGGTCTACGTGGCGGTGACGCTGTTTGCGGCGCTGCGCCTGCGCTGGCCATGGTGGGCAACGGGGCTGGCGTTGCTGGCTGCGATTCCGCCGCTGGTGACCCTGCCGCTGGAGTGGTGGTTCAAGCGTCGCGGCCTGCTGTCGGTACGCGCAGGACGGTGA
- a CDS encoding TIGR03571 family LLM class oxidoreductase: protein MTDFNPAHARLFPKQGLSLGLMTPVAAHGLADLLEARRVARLADDLGFAALWTRDVPLMVPQGPDATASALDDPFLWLGMLAAATERIVIGTAAIVLPLRQPLQVAKSALTLDRISGGRFVLGLGSGDRPEEFAAFGEDLQGRVGTFRERWSLLRAALSPEPSERAPVLQATGGYDVLPKPARRIPMLVVGTARQSLQWIAREAEGWATYHREETAQEGRIGLWQQALAQSGGAPKPFVQSMLLDLQTDPTAPAEPLPLGLKVGRDGLRAYLQRVHAQGVAHVMFNLVDNGRPVDDVLGEIGEHVLPDTRR from the coding sequence ATGACTGATTTCAATCCTGCCCATGCACGTCTGTTTCCAAAGCAGGGCTTGAGCCTTGGCCTGATGACGCCGGTGGCCGCACACGGCCTGGCCGATCTACTGGAGGCGCGCCGCGTCGCCCGGCTGGCCGACGATCTGGGCTTTGCCGCGTTGTGGACCCGCGATGTGCCGCTGATGGTGCCGCAGGGGCCGGATGCGACCGCCAGTGCGCTGGATGATCCGTTCCTGTGGCTGGGGATGCTGGCCGCGGCGACCGAGCGCATCGTGATCGGCACTGCGGCCATCGTGCTGCCGTTGCGGCAACCGCTGCAGGTGGCGAAATCGGCGCTGACGCTGGACCGGATCAGCGGTGGACGCTTCGTGCTGGGGCTGGGCTCGGGTGATCGACCAGAAGAGTTCGCGGCCTTCGGCGAGGACCTACAGGGCAGGGTGGGCACCTTCCGCGAGCGCTGGTCGCTGCTGCGTGCGGCGCTGTCCCCCGAACCCTCCGAGCGCGCGCCGGTGTTGCAGGCAACCGGTGGATACGACGTACTTCCTAAGCCGGCAAGGCGCATTCCGATGCTGGTGGTCGGTACTGCGCGGCAGAGCCTGCAGTGGATCGCACGCGAGGCCGAAGGCTGGGCGACCTATCACCGCGAAGAGACCGCGCAGGAAGGGCGCATCGGTCTGTGGCAGCAGGCGCTGGCCCAGAGCGGCGGCGCGCCCAAGCCATTCGTGCAGTCGATGCTGCTGGACCTGCAGACCGATCCAACTGCGCCGGCGGAGCCGCTGCCGCTGGGCCTGAAGGTGGGCCGCGATGGCCTGCGCGCGTACCTGCAACGCGTACACGCGCAGGGTGTGGCGCATGTGATGTTCAACCTGGTGGACAACGGCCGGCCGGTGGACGACGTACTGGGCGAGATCGGCGAGCACGTCCTGCCCGATACGCGTCGGTAG
- a CDS encoding GNAT family N-acetyltransferase, which translates to MPRIRPAHVDDLPAISAVCMAAFTAAVAPMLTAEGIATFGNVAAASAFAERLQGDNHILVAEQEGRVVGVVELKAGQHLAMLFVAPELQGQGIGRALLQSVLPQVRGPQMTVRASLNAVPAYEHYGFVLDGDVGEYHGLIYQPLVLAVPAAVAAPPGPH; encoded by the coding sequence ATGCCCAGGATCCGTCCCGCCCACGTCGATGACCTGCCCGCAATCAGCGCGGTGTGCATGGCGGCCTTCACTGCAGCCGTTGCGCCCATGCTTACCGCCGAGGGCATCGCCACCTTCGGCAACGTGGCCGCAGCCAGCGCCTTCGCCGAGCGCCTGCAGGGTGACAACCACATCCTGGTGGCCGAACAGGAGGGCCGTGTGGTCGGCGTGGTGGAACTGAAGGCGGGCCAGCACCTGGCGATGCTGTTCGTCGCGCCGGAGCTGCAGGGACAAGGCATCGGTCGTGCCCTGCTGCAGTCGGTGCTGCCGCAGGTACGCGGCCCGCAGATGACCGTGCGCGCCTCGCTCAACGCGGTGCCGGCCTACGAACACTATGGGTTCGTGCTGGATGGCGACGTCGGCGAGTACCACGGCCTGATCTACCAGCCGTTGGTGTTGGCGGTGCCCGCTGCGGTGGCTGCGCCCCCTGGTCCGCACTGA
- a CDS encoding thioredoxin family protein → MLPMRVALSLLLLASALSACSPASAPVPTAKAASTAPASAIAWRQGDVDDAFNEAAESGKPVLLYWGAVWCPPCNQLKAGLFKDPAFIALTGKFVPVYLDGDEEGAQAWGERFGVRGYPTLIVLDPQRNEITRVAGGNDAAELTRALTVAASRRSAVAETLATALATPATLGAEDWQVLGDYGWEVDANRLAGKRSAQDVLQQLAKAAPEPALQRRFALLALATAEKPTAAPTQVRELLQAVLAQPAEVRRNRELLGYAGAGLVKQASAGPASSNALGQQLLVALERADAARGDRADDALSRALTELALARQRQPEGALPAALVQRVKQRVAAADAAATDAHARQATISSAVYALRQVDDDAGAEALLLAELKRSEQPYYYMPELAELAEQRGDSAGALEWLKRAYEGAQGPATRVQWGVLYVEGLLRLAPDDAPRIEQATEALIAELDKQPSGYHQRTRQRFERLAGQLQSWSAKHKGADTLARLQQRMQAACGDQVDSGCREWLS, encoded by the coding sequence ATGCTGCCGATGCGCGTCGCGCTTTCCCTGTTGCTGTTGGCCTCGGCCCTGAGCGCCTGCTCCCCCGCGTCCGCGCCGGTACCGACGGCAAAGGCGGCATCGACCGCCCCGGCCTCCGCCATCGCCTGGCGCCAGGGCGACGTGGATGATGCGTTCAACGAAGCCGCCGAGAGTGGCAAGCCGGTGCTGCTGTACTGGGGCGCGGTGTGGTGCCCGCCGTGCAACCAGCTCAAGGCAGGGCTGTTCAAGGATCCGGCCTTCATCGCACTGACCGGCAAATTCGTGCCGGTCTACCTGGACGGCGACGAAGAAGGCGCGCAGGCATGGGGCGAACGCTTCGGCGTGCGCGGCTATCCAACCCTGATCGTGCTCGACCCGCAGCGCAACGAAATCACCCGCGTGGCCGGCGGCAACGACGCGGCCGAACTGACCCGGGCCCTGACCGTCGCCGCCAGCCGCCGCAGCGCTGTCGCCGAAACACTTGCGACCGCGCTGGCGACGCCGGCCACGCTTGGCGCCGAAGACTGGCAGGTACTGGGCGATTACGGCTGGGAGGTGGATGCCAACCGCCTGGCTGGCAAGCGCAGCGCCCAGGACGTGCTGCAGCAGCTGGCCAAGGCCGCACCCGAGCCTGCGCTGCAGCGTCGCTTCGCGCTGCTCGCGTTGGCTACCGCCGAGAAACCGACGGCAGCGCCCACCCAGGTACGCGAACTGTTGCAGGCGGTGCTGGCTCAACCGGCGGAGGTACGTCGCAACCGCGAGTTGCTGGGGTATGCCGGCGCCGGGCTGGTCAAGCAGGCCAGCGCTGGTCCGGCCAGCAGCAATGCCCTCGGCCAGCAGTTGCTGGTCGCACTGGAACGTGCCGACGCCGCGCGTGGTGATCGCGCAGACGATGCCTTGTCACGTGCGTTGACCGAGTTGGCGCTGGCACGCCAGCGGCAGCCTGAAGGCGCGCTGCCGGCAGCACTGGTGCAGCGCGTAAAGCAGCGCGTGGCCGCCGCCGATGCCGCGGCTACCGATGCACACGCGCGCCAGGCCACCATCAGCAGCGCCGTCTACGCGCTGCGTCAGGTCGATGACGATGCGGGCGCCGAGGCCTTGCTGCTGGCAGAGCTGAAGCGCAGCGAGCAGCCTTACTACTACATGCCGGAGCTGGCCGAACTGGCCGAGCAGCGTGGTGATAGCGCCGGCGCCCTGGAATGGCTGAAGCGTGCCTATGAAGGCGCGCAGGGCCCTGCCACGCGCGTGCAGTGGGGCGTGCTGTACGTAGAAGGCCTGCTGCGGTTGGCACCCGATGATGCACCGCGTATCGAGCAGGCCACCGAGGCCTTGATCGCCGAGCTGGACAAGCAGCCGTCCGGCTACCACCAGCGCACGCGCCAGCGCTTCGAACGGCTGGCCGGGCAGCTGCAGTCGTGGAGCGCCAAGCACAAGGGTGCGGACACGCTGGCGCGGCTGCAGCAGCGGATGCAGGCGGCCTGTGGTGATCAGGTTGATAGCGGTTGCAGGGAATGGTTGAGCTGA
- a CDS encoding superoxide dismutase, whose protein sequence is MPHSLPALPYAYDALEPHFDARTMEIHHSKHHQAYVNNLNAALEQAGLPAQPVETLIADLDALPESIRGAVRNNGGGHANHSLFWTVLSANGGTADDALAAAIDRDLGGYDAFKETFSKAAQTRFGSGWAWLTVDRDGRLQVESTANQDSPLMGAAVGASGNTPILALDVWEHAYYLHYQNRRPDYIGAFFNLINWAEVGRRYRQARAA, encoded by the coding sequence ATGCCGCACTCGCTTCCCGCCCTCCCCTATGCCTACGACGCCCTCGAGCCGCACTTCGATGCGCGCACGATGGAGATCCATCACAGCAAGCATCACCAGGCCTACGTCAACAACCTCAATGCCGCGCTGGAACAGGCGGGCCTGCCGGCACAACCGGTGGAAACCCTGATCGCCGACCTCGACGCCCTGCCCGAATCGATCCGCGGTGCAGTGCGCAACAACGGCGGCGGCCACGCCAACCACAGCCTGTTCTGGACCGTGCTCAGCGCCAATGGCGGCACCGCCGATGACGCGCTTGCCGCGGCCATCGATCGCGACCTCGGTGGCTACGACGCCTTCAAGGAAACCTTCAGCAAGGCCGCGCAGACCCGGTTCGGCAGTGGCTGGGCGTGGCTGACCGTCGATCGCGATGGCCGCCTGCAGGTCGAAAGCACCGCCAACCAGGACAGCCCGCTGATGGGCGCGGCGGTGGGCGCCTCCGGCAACACCCCGATCCTTGCCCTGGATGTCTGGGAGCACGCCTACTACCTGCATTACCAGAACCGTCGCCCGGACTACATCGGTGCGTTCTTCAACCTCATCAACTGGGCCGAGGTCGGCCGGCGCTACCGCCAGGCCAGGGCCGCATGA
- a CDS encoding flavin reductase family protein: protein MNADSGAYAGPWAGVFPAPAPVPSVSLPPRALRRLLGHFPTGVAIVCARDAQGKPQGLTINSFVPISLQPPLVLWNLALHAQSLSTFQRATRFAISVLGAGQEALARRFADPQVRHRFTDVPLLDDGEDAPPRIAGAVVHLTCTRHAQWPVGDHLLLAGRIVDVQEAGGTPLLFHRGRFQAGPVETLLEVR from the coding sequence ATGAACGCGGACTCCGGTGCATACGCCGGGCCGTGGGCGGGGGTGTTCCCCGCTCCGGCACCGGTGCCATCGGTCAGCCTGCCGCCGCGTGCGCTGCGGCGGTTGCTCGGCCATTTCCCTACTGGCGTGGCGATCGTCTGCGCCCGCGACGCACAGGGAAAACCGCAGGGCCTGACCATCAACTCGTTCGTGCCGATCTCGCTGCAGCCGCCACTGGTGCTGTGGAACCTCGCCCTGCATGCGCAGAGCCTGTCCACGTTCCAGCGCGCCACCCGCTTTGCGATCAGCGTGCTCGGCGCTGGCCAGGAAGCCCTGGCGCGCCGGTTCGCCGATCCGCAGGTGCGCCATCGATTCACCGATGTGCCCTTGCTGGATGACGGCGAAGACGCTCCACCGCGTATCGCCGGTGCCGTGGTCCATCTCACCTGCACCCGCCACGCGCAGTGGCCGGTCGGCGATCACCTGTTGCTGGCCGGGCGCATTGTCGATGTGCAGGAAGCAGGCGGCACGCCGCTGCTGTTTCATCGCGGCCGCTTCCAGGCGGGACCGGTGGAAACCCTGCTGGAGGTGCGCTGA
- a CDS encoding tetratricopeptide repeat protein: MDIETLERMLAAGKDSALLRFGLGKSWLDAGDPVRAATHLGRCVVLDPDYSAAWKLLGKAWLAGGQPQAAREAWQRGLSVAGSKGDQQACKEMQVFLRRLDRDSPALLAKAG; this comes from the coding sequence ATGGACATCGAAACGCTGGAGAGGATGCTTGCCGCCGGCAAGGACAGCGCACTGCTGCGCTTCGGCCTGGGCAAGAGCTGGCTGGATGCCGGCGACCCGGTGCGCGCAGCCACCCATCTGGGCCGCTGCGTGGTGCTGGACCCGGACTATTCGGCGGCGTGGAAGCTGCTGGGCAAGGCCTGGCTGGCTGGTGGCCAGCCGCAGGCGGCGCGCGAAGCGTGGCAGCGCGGGCTCAGCGTGGCCGGCAGCAAGGGCGACCAGCAGGCCTGCAAGGAAATGCAGGTGTTCCTGCGCAGGCTCGATCGCGATTCACCTGCGCTGTTGGCGAAGGCCGGCTGA